The DNA window GAAGATCTTTCGCCACATCCCTCAGCACGGCTTTTCGCAGCCCCTCCGTTTATAGAACCACCAGTTGATTCCGACGTTGATGACGTAGAAAACCGCCGCTCCGTAGAAGAAGGACTTCGGCGATCCGTACCTGGCGATCGCTGCCCCGATGAGCGCCGAGAAGAGAAACGGCCCGTAGGCCGCGATGGCGGCGGTCCAGCCGAGCACGCCCCCCGCCTGCCGCGGCGGAAAAATGACCGGGATTTGGCGGAACGTGGAGGCGTTGCCGATGCCCGAGAAGAAGAAGAGCGCGAGCATCAAGCCCACGAAGTACGGGAAGTCCGCCATCGATTCCGGGGCCACGTACGGGGTGATCAGGAGCGAGCAGAGGAGCAGCCCGAGGCCGGAAAGTTGAGTGATGATCGCGCCGCCCCACTTGTCCGACGGCGGTCCCATGAGGACGCGGACGGCGGAGCCGATGAGGGGTCCGTAAAAGGCGTACTTGAGCGGATCGGGGGCCTCCGGGAATTTCGCCGTGTAAAGAGACTTGATCATCAGCGGGAAGGCCGCCGAGAACCCGGAGAACGAACCGAAGGTCATCATGTAGAGCGAGGTCATCAGCCAGGTGTGCTTGTCCTTGAAGATGTCGAGTTGCTGGGTGAACGAGGCCGTGACCGGCACCCGCCTGAGGAATGCCCAGGCGAGCAATCCAAAGAGGAGCAGGAAAGGCAGGTAGACGAAGGCGGCGTTCTGAAGCCAAATGGGTTTGGAAACCTCGTTCTTCACGAAGGTCTGCGGACCGCCGGCCAGGGAGCCCAGGGCCGCGAAACCGATGATCCACGGCGTGACGAACTGGACCAGGCTCACGCCGAAATTGCCGATGCCGGCCTGAACGCCCAAGGCCGTGCCTTGCAGGCGCTTGGGAAAAAAGAGGCTCGTCGACGGCATGAAGGAGGAAAAATCCCCGCCTCCGAACCCGCACGCGAAGGCCAGGACGACGAAGATCCAAAAAGGGGTTGCGGGGTTCATGATCGCAAGTCCCAGGCCCACCATCGGGAGAATCTTCAGGAACGTCGCGAAAGTGACGACCTTCCGCGTTCCGTACATGGGGATCAAAAAGGTGTGAATGATGCGCAGCGAGCCGCCGGCCAGGCCGGGCATGGCCGTGAGCCAGAAGAGCTGCATGGTCGTGAACTTGAAACCGATGTTCGGCAGCTTCACCGCCACCGCGCTCATGACGAACCAGGTGGTGAACGAGAGAACGAGGGAGAACGTCGTAATGACGAGGGTCCTCCAGGCGATCCTTGCCCCCAGGGCCTTCCAAAAACCTTCGTCTTCGGGCTCCCAACGCGCGATATCGCTCATGAAACCACCTCCGATTTTTCCATTTGGGACATGAGGCCTGGGACCTTCTCCTTCATCATTTTCTGGATCACCCGGTGCATCCAGACGATGCAGACGAGCGACAGGAGCGCGAAGAACATCCAGCACGTGGTCCAGATGCCGGTGGCGTTGAGGAGGTATCCGAAGAGGATCGGGCAGAAGAATCCGCCCAGGCCGCCCAAGACGCCCACGATGCCGCCCACGACTCCCACGTCCTGCGGAAAGTAGTCGGGGATGTGTTTGTAGACCGCGGCCTTGCCGACCCCCATCATGATGCCGAGGACGAAAACCAGAAAGGTGAAGATCCAGACGTTCGCCTGAAAGTAGAGATGAGTCACGCCGCGGGCGAGGAGCTGTTTCTTCTTCACCGTGTCGCCGACCTTGACGGCCGGCTCCTGCCAGGAGCGGGCCGTGGGCAAGATGATGAGGAGGGAATCGTTTTGGCTGGTTTTCTCTCCGGCCGAACCCTCCGGCTTCACCTTCACCGGATAGGTCTTCACAATCCCCGTCGTGCCCGTGACGGAAATCTGCGCGGGCGTGGCGTCGGTCACCGTGCCGCCGGCCAGGGCCATGACGCCGCCGCCGGGGGAATAGATGTCCATTCTCGGAACGATCAGGAGAACCGAAGCAACGAGGCAGGAGCCCAAGACCCAATACATGACGCGGCGGGCGCCGAAGGCGTCGGAGAGCCAGCCGCCCAAGGCGCGGATGACTCCGGAGGGCAGCGAGAAGATGGAGGCCATGAGCCCGGCCATCGCGATCGACATGGTGTAGACGTTCACGTAGTAGGGGATCAGCCACTGGGCCAGGGCGACGAAGCCGCCGAAGACCAGGAAGTAATAGAGGCCGAACCTCCAGACGCGGATGCTCTTGAGGGGCGCCAATTGTTGCCCGATCGTCTTGGATTGAGAGGCGACCGCCTTCCGCGAGTGCGTCAGGAGAAGGAAGATGATCGTCATGACGACCAGGGCCGCGGCGTAAATCTTGGGCAGGGAACGCCAATTCGCGAGTTCCGACCCTCCCGCCGTGAGGCGCGTCAGTATGGTCGGCGCCAAGAGGCTGGTGATCGCCGAGCCCGCGTTGCCCATGCCGAAGACGCCCAGCGCCGTCCCTTGCTGTTTCTTCGGGAACCAAACGGACGTGTAGGCGATGCCGACGGAGAAGGAACCGCCCGCCAGACCGAAGCCCAAGCTCCCCCACAGGAAGTCGGAGTAGGAATCGGCGTAGCTCATCAGGTACATCGGAACGGCGGCCAGAAGCATGAGGAGGGCGAAGACGACGCGGCCGCCGTACTTGTCGGTGAAGACGCCCAGAGGCAGCCGCACGATGGAACCCGTCAGAACGGGAATTCCGATGAGCCAGCCGATCTGCGCCTTGTCCCAGGCGAAGACCCCGTTATCCACCAGGAAGGTGACCAGGACCCCGTTCATCATCCAGCAGGCGAAGCAGATGGTGAACGCCAGCGTGTTGAGGGTGAGAACGGAAACGGCCTTGCCTCGATCCGTCATTTTCCTGCCTCGCGGATTCTTCTGCGGTCCCAATTCCAGATCACCACTTGATAGCGCCGCCACAGGTACGAAACGGGAGGCACGAGGAAATGCACCAGCCGCGTGAACGGCAGGATGCCGACAATGGTGATCGCGCCGATGATATGGGTCTTCACCATCCAGGGCATGTCGGCGACGAGTTCCACCCGGGGGGAAAGACGGAAGATCGACCTGAGATAAGGCGTGAGGACAGCGGCGTACCAGGAGGATCCCCACCGGTACGTCAGGGCGTTCGCGATCCCCGTGACCACCTGAATGAGAAGAAGTCCCAGGACGAGAACGTCCATCCAGGAGGTGACCGCCCGAATCCGCGGATTCCCAAGGCGCCGGCGAATGAGGAGAGACAGACCCACCAGGGCCAAGAGCGCGAACGCCAGGGCCGTCACTTCCAAGACGATCAGACGGACCGGGATGCTGTTCCAAAGAAGCACTTCGCGGGGAAACAGAAAGCCGATCAGGTGCCCGAGAAAGAGAACGAGGATGCCGTAGTGCCAGGGCACCGAGCCCCAGAAGAGATCGCGGCTCTCCAGGAATTCGGAGGAGAGAGAGGAAAACTTGTAGCTCTGGAAAAAAAACCGCCAGAGCGAGACGGACAAGAGCAATGTCACCGCCACGTAGGGCGCGACGGCGAAGAGGAGGTAGTTGAGGGTGTTAGCCGTCATAGGCGTCTCCCGTCATTTCGTCGTTCCGGTAGGCGGGCAATTCCATCGTAGGGGCATGGCGTGCCATGCCCGTACACGGATAATCGCGTTCCAATATTTCGCGTACCGCCTTCAACGGCTCGGCGTAGGGATTTCCCTTTTCCGCGAATCCTTGAAGCATCTTCTCCAGGGCGGGCAGGATGATTTTTCCAACCAAGGCCTCGGCCTCCTCGGGGCGAGCGTCGTTGAGCCGCGGGAGCAGGGTCAGGAGATTAGGCAGGTGGTCGGCGAGCTCGGTCCCGCAATCCACGCTGAACTCCCGATGGAGTTCCTGCAGCTTCACCAGCAAGTGGCCGCGCTTGTAATCCTCGCCGAAGAGGACATAACCGACCTCCAAGAAGCAGATGGCGTGGATGTCGAAGGTGTTGGTGTAGAGCTCCTCCATTTCCGTGTCCCCGGCGGGGTAACGCAAGAATTCGGCCAACAGTTCGTACTTCATAGCCCCCTCGCCGGTGCCATGCGGAAGCCGAAGCCCGTGGCGCCCTTTTCCTCGAACACGGACTCCATGGCCTCGATGGCTTCTTCCCGATGCGCGGGTGGAATCACAAAACGGTCTTCGAAATTCGCGAGCGAGGTGAGGCGGTACATCGCGTCCGCCATTTCGGGCGTCACCTGCACCTCCTGCAGGGCCGCCTTCACCAATTCGGCCGAGACGTCGCCCACGGTGAGCGACCGGCGGTGGAGACGGACGGCCTGCATCTTTTTCAACACCTCGCGGATGCGGCCTTCGTTGCCCGCCGTGAAGAGCGAGGCCAGGTATTGAATCGGCAGACGGGTCTTCTCGATGGTGGAAAAAAGCCCCTCCGTCGTCGTCTCGTAAACCTGGTCGTCCACCTGCCCCAGGACCGGCAGCAGGGGCGGGACGTAAAAAAGCATGGGGAGGGTCCGGTACTCCGGGTGGAGCGGAAGCCCGATGCCCCATTCCTTCACAAACCGGTAGACCGGCGATTTCCGGGCGAACTCGAGGGTCGAGTCGTGGATCCCGTTCTTGCGCGCGGCCTCGATCACCTTGGGGTCGTTGGGGTCGAGGAGCAAATCGAGCTGCTTGGCCACGAGGTCGCTTTCGCTGGCGGAGGCCGTCTCGTGGATGCGGTCGGCGTCGTAGAGGATCACGCCCAGGTAACGGATGCGGCCCACGCAGGAGTGCATGCAGGCCGGGGCCTGTCCGGTCTCGATGCGGGGGAAGCAGAGGATGCATTTTTCCGACTTGCCCGTCGCCCAGTTGAAATAAGTCTTTTTGTACGGGCAGGCGGTGACGCACATGCGCCAGGCGCGGCAGACGTTCTGGTTGATGAGGACGACGCCGTCCTCGCCGCGCTTGTAGATCGCGCCCGAGGGGCACGCCGCCACGCAGGCGGGATTCAAACAGTGATTGCAGATGCGGGGCAGGTAGAACATCACGAGCTTTTCGACTTGGAACAAGGCCTCCTGCTCGGCGTCGCTCAAGTTCTTGAAGTTCGGGTCCTTGCGGCCGTAGAGCGGCGAGCCGGAGAGGTCGTCGTCCCAGTTGGGGCCGGACTTGATCTCGATGGGTTCGCCGGTGATGAGAGAGATCGGACGCGCGGTCGGCTGGTCGTTGCCCTCCGGCGCGTTGAAGAGGTCCTCGTAACGGTACGTCCAGGGTTCGTAATAGTCGTCGATCGTCGGCAGATTCGGATTGTGGAAGATGTTCTTGAGACCTTTCAGCTTGCCCGCGCCCTTCAGCGTGATGCCGCCGCCCTTCTTCTCCCATCCGCCCTTGTATTCGTCCTGGTTCTCCCAGGCGGTCGGATAGCCCGTGCCCGGTTTGGTCTCGACGTTGTTCCACCACATGTATTCGGCGCCCCGGCGGTCGGTCCACACGTTCTTGCAGGCGATCGAACACGTGTGGCAGCCGATGCACTTGTCCAGGTGAAAGACGACGCCGATTTGTGAACGGATATCCATATTGACCTCATGTAGGGGCGAATCTTGTATTCGCCCTGTCGCGCCGGCGATCACAAGGATCGCCCCTACAAACCATCACCAAATTAACTTCTCCAGCTTCCTCACCCGAATAAAGGTGTCGCGGTTGCAGCCGATCGGGCCCCAGTAGTTGAAATGGAACGAGAACTGCGCGTAGCCCCCGACCATCAGGTTGGGTTTGAGGCGCACGCGCGTCAGGCTGTTGTGCCCTCCGGCGCGCCGGTTGTGGCGCAGGGGGGACTTGGGCACGGCGTAGGTCCGTTCCGGCGAGTGGTAGATGATGCAGATGCCCTTCGGGATGCGGGCGCTGACGTTCGCCCGCGTGACCACCACGCCGTTGTCGTTGTGGACCTCCACGTAGTCGTTGTCCTGGATGTCCAGATCGGCCGCGTCCGCCTCGCTCATCCAAAACGGCTCCGTGCCGCGGGAGAGGGTGAGCATCCGGAGCGTGTCGCCGTAGGTGGAGTGGATGTGCCACTTCCCGTGCGGCGTTAAGTAGTTCAACATCTTTTCTTTGACCTTCCCGTCCACCTTGGTCTGTCTCAAGTCGCCGTACATTTCGGGGGAGGGCGAGGGCTTGTAGACGCACAGGTTCTCGCCGAAGGCGATGTAGCCGTCGTGGTCGAGGTAGAAGCTTTGCCTCCCCGTGAGCGTCCGCCACGGGACCATCTTCTCGACGTTGTAGGTGAAGGCGGAATAGGCGCGTCCGTCGGTCGTGAGCCCCGACCAAATCGGGCTGTTCAGGAGCCGCCGCGGTTGGGCCTGCAGGTCCGCATAAGTCGAACGGATGTCGCGGCCGCCCTCGGCCAGATCGGTGAGCTTCAACCCCACGCGCTGTTCGACGTTTTGATAGGCCCGGAAGGCCAGCTCGCCGTTGGTCTCCGGGGCGAGGAGGAGGATCGCGTTCGCCACGTGAATCGCGTCGTCGAGTGACGGATACTTTTTCCCGCCCCATTCGACGACCGGGCCGTCCTGCATCATGCTGTCGTAGAAGTCCGAGGCGTCGTACTTCACGCCGTGCGCGCCCAGGCCCGCCCGGGCTTGGGGCCCGAGGGAGACGTACTTGTTGAAAATCTGGGTGTAGTCGCGATCGACGACGGCGAACTTGTACATGGTCTTGCCGGGGACCGGCTCGCACTCGCCCTTGCTCCAGTCCTTCAAGTTGGGCTGGGTCACCTCGTCGGGGCTGTCGTGCATCAGCGGGAGCGTGATGACGTCCTTCACCGGGTTGGGCAGGTGCTTCCGCGCCAGTTCGCTCGTGGCCTTGGCGATCGTCTTGAAGATGTCCCAGTCGCTCTGGGACTCCCACACCGGCTCGATCGCCTTCGAGAGCGGGTGGATGTAGGAGTGCATGTCGGTGGAGTTGAGATCGGCCTTTTCGTACCAGGTCGCGGCCGGCAGGACGATGTCGGAGTAGAGGGCCGAGGTGTCCATGCGGAAATTCAGGTCGACGACCAGGTCCATCTTTCCGCGGGGGGCGTCGTCCTTCCAAAGGACGCTTTTGACCACGTCGCCCGCGACGTCCTCGGCGATCGCGTTCGTGTGCGTGCCCAGGTAATGCTTGAGGAAGAATTCGTGGCCCTTGGCGGACGCCATCAGGGCGTTGCCGCGCCAGATGTACCAGACGCGCGGCCAGGAGGCCGGATTGTCCGGGTCCTCGATGGCGTGCGTGAGTTTCTTCTCCTTCAACTGGCGGACGATGTAGGCGGAGATGTCCGGATCGGTCTTCGCGCCCGCCGCCACGGCCTCCTGGGCCAGCACGTGGTTGCTCTTGTCGTACTGCGGGTAAAAGGGCAGCCAGCCGTTCTTGACCGCCATCACGTTCCAGTCGGCCGTGTGCCCCTTCGTGAGCGGGCTGTCCTGAGGGCACTTGTGGTACTCGTTGAACTCTCTTTCGTAGCGCCACTGGTCGGAATGGATGTAGTGCCACGACGGCGCGTTTTGAAGCCGCGAGGGCGGGCACCAGTCCTTGCCGAAGGCGATCGCGCTCCAAGGCGCCTGGGGCGCCAGCTTTTCCTGTCCGACGTAGTGATTGAGACCCCCGCCGTTGACGCCCACGCAGCCGCAAAACATCAGGGCGTTGATCCCGGCGCGATAGATCAGGTTCGAGTGGTACCAGTGGTTGATGCCGGCCCCGATGATGATCGAGCACTTGCCGCCGGTCTTTTCGGCGGTCTCCGACCAGCTGCGCGCGAATTGGAGCAAGGTCTGCCGCCCGACGCCGGAAAACTTCTCCTGCCAGGCGGGCGTGTAACCCGAGTTCTCGTCGTCGTAGCTTTTCGGGTCATCGCCGGCGAGCCCGCGCGGGACGCCGTATTGGCCCATCAAGAGGTCGTAGACCGTGGCGACCGGAACCCTCCTGCCGTCGGCCGTCTCGAGGTATTTCACCGGCACGCCGCGGGTCCCTTCGGCGTCGTTGCCGAATTCCCGGAATTGGACCTTCAACACGCCGTCGTTCTTTTCCAGGAGCGTCAAGGCGGGCACGAAGTCCGTCCCGTCCTCGGTATCCTTCCAGGTCAGGTTCCACTGGCCGGGCTTTTGCTGCCAGCGCTGCCCCATGGTGCCGCCGGGGCAGGCGGGGTTGCCCGTGGTCTCGTCCAGGACCAGCATCTTCCACTCGCCCTGGTCGGCCTTTTCGTACTTCTTCAGGCGGTTCGCGCGGAAGAACCGGCCGGGCGTGTAGTGTTCGCCTTCCTTCACGAGCTCGACCAAGAAGGGCGAGTCCGTGTACTTGCGGGAATAATCGAGGAAATACGGGACCTTCTTTTCGTGATGATATTCCTTGAGGATCACGTGGCCGACCGACATCCAAAACGCCCCATCCTGGCCGGCGTTGACGGCGATCCACTGGTCGGCGTACTTGGCCACCTGGTTGAAGTCGGGGGCGAAGACGACCATCTTCGAGCCGTTGTGCCGCGCCTCGGCGGCGAAGTGGACGTCCGGGGTCCGGGTCATGTTGAGATTGGCCCCCATGACCGCGATGAATTTCGAATTGAACCAATCGGCGCTCTCGGCCACGTCCGTCTGCTCGCCCCAGACCTCCGGAGAGGCGGGGGGGAGGTCGCAATACCAGTCGTAGAAGCTCAGATTCACGCCGCCCATCAGCTGGAGAAAACGGGCGCCCGCGGCGTAGGAGATCATCGACATGGCGGGGATGGGCGAGAAGCCCGTGATGCGGTCCGAGCCGTGGCGCTTGACGGTGCTGATGTTGGCGGCGGAGATGATCTCGACGGCCTCGTCCCATTTGACGCGCCGGAAGCCGCCCTTGCCGCGCGCCCGCTGGTAGCGCTCGCGCTTGGCAGGGTCGTTCTGGATGGATTCCCAAGCCTCCACGGGGTCGCCGAATTTCGCCTTGGCCTCGCGCCACAAGTCGAGGAGGGCGCCGCGCAGGTAGGGGTACTTCACGCGCAAGGGGCTGTAGAGGTACCAGGAGAAGGAAATGCCGCGCTGGCAGCCGCGCGGTTCATAGGCGGGCAGGGAGCTTTCCAGCGCCGGATAATCGAGGGCCTGCATCTCCCAGGTGACGATGCCGTTCTTGACGTGGATGTTCCAGGAACAGCCGCCCGTGCAGTTGACGCCGTGGGTGCTCCTCACGACGCGGTCGTACTGCCAGCGGTTCCGGTAAAACTCCTCCCAGCTCCGGGTCTCGGGGGAGATAATGTCATCGATCCAGGTTCGTTTGCCTTCCATGGTGGTTCTCCGCACAGGGGCGAATACAAATCCGCCCCTACAGGCCGCTCTGGCGGCTCCAGGGTTTCGCGCTTTTCCGGCGCCGTTTCCGCCAGATGAAGTCGGTCGCCCCCATCATGACGACCGTGCCCCCCAGGCCCAGGAAGAGGAACTTCTTCTGGTGATTGCCGCCCTGGGTGCCGGCGCGGTCGACGTCGTAGAGAAAGGCCTTGAGGGCGAAGGCCTCATCGTCGGTCAAGGGTTTGTCCGCGAAGTAGTCCTTCATGATGAGGAAGCCGGGTCTCTTCAGGGCCTTCGAGAGGCCCTTGTCCTCGTACTTGGAATAGGCCTGGGTGAGATTGAGGCCCATGGTGCCCCCTCCGAGGGGGCCCACGTCGCCGGCCGAGTGGCAGGAGATGCAGGCGGCCCCGCCCGCCGCCAGCGGAATGCGGCCGGTGAAGAGATCGAGGCCTTTCTGAATATCCGCGGGCGTGGCGGCGGTGGCGGGCTTGAGGTCGATGGCCACCTCCTTGGGTCCGCCGGCGGCGATGAAATCGAGGAGGGCGTTGATGTCCTGCGGGGTCAGGTCCTGATCCGGCATCTTCTTCTGCTTGAACTTGTTGAAGAGACCGGTCGCGACGGGATCGCCGGACTGGATCACGGTCTGCGACGATTGGATGAAGGGCACGAGCCATTCGCGCTTCCGGCGGTCGGTGACGCCCTTCAAATCGGGGCCGATGTCGTCGCCGCCCCCCACCTTGTGGCAACTCGAACAGGTCTTTTCGAAATAGGCGCCCGGTTCGAAGCCCGCCGCGTCGATCGCTGGCAAGGGAAGTCCAAGAAGGGCAATGAATCCGATCAGAATGCGCCTCTTCGTCATTCATCCAGCTTAGGAAGGCGGGAGGTGGAATCTAATGACTCGCGTCAGGACAGGGATTGATTTTTGTCAATACGGGCGATTGGGAAGAGTCGGTCGGGACGGGAGGCCCTCTCCAGGCGTTCGCGGTCGAGGATGAAGATGGACCGGCCGTCGACGGCCAGGATGCGCTTCTCGCGGAACTCGCTCAGGAGACGGACGACCGTCTCGGTCGCCGTTCCGACGCAATTGGCGAGGTCCTCCCGCGAGAGCTTCACGCCGATCGAACCGTCCTCGCTGCCGTCATGGTAGATCCGGTGAAGGTTCAGGAGGAGGTCCGCGAGGCGTTGACGGACGCTCATCTGGGCGAGGTCGCGGATCCGGTTCTCCGCGTGGTCGAGCTCCCGCGCCAGAAGCTCAATCATCTTGAAGGCA is part of the bacterium genome and encodes:
- the narI gene encoding respiratory nitrate reductase subunit gamma; the encoded protein is MTANTLNYLLFAVAPYVAVTLLLSVSLWRFFFQSYKFSSLSSEFLESRDLFWGSVPWHYGILVLFLGHLIGFLFPREVLLWNSIPVRLIVLEVTALAFALLALVGLSLLIRRRLGNPRIRAVTSWMDVLVLGLLLIQVVTGIANALTYRWGSSWYAAVLTPYLRSIFRLSPRVELVADMPWMVKTHIIGAITIVGILPFTRLVHFLVPPVSYLWRRYQVVIWNWDRRRIREAGK
- a CDS encoding cytochrome c, which gives rise to MTKRRILIGFIALLGLPLPAIDAAGFEPGAYFEKTCSSCHKVGGGDDIGPDLKGVTDRRKREWLVPFIQSSQTVIQSGDPVATGLFNKFKQKKMPDQDLTPQDINALLDFIAAGGPKEVAIDLKPATAATPADIQKGLDLFTGRIPLAAGGAACISCHSAGDVGPLGGGTMGLNLTQAYSKYEDKGLSKALKRPGFLIMKDYFADKPLTDDEAFALKAFLYDVDRAGTQGGNHQKKFLFLGLGGTVVMMGATDFIWRKRRRKSAKPWSRQSGL
- a CDS encoding MFS transporter, with protein sequence MTDRGKAVSVLTLNTLAFTICFACWMMNGVLVTFLVDNGVFAWDKAQIGWLIGIPVLTGSIVRLPLGVFTDKYGGRVVFALLMLLAAVPMYLMSYADSYSDFLWGSLGFGLAGGSFSVGIAYTSVWFPKKQQGTALGVFGMGNAGSAITSLLAPTILTRLTAGGSELANWRSLPKIYAAALVVMTIIFLLLTHSRKAVASQSKTIGQQLAPLKSIRVWRFGLYYFLVFGGFVALAQWLIPYYVNVYTMSIAMAGLMASIFSLPSGVIRALGGWLSDAFGARRVMYWVLGSCLVASVLLIVPRMDIYSPGGGVMALAGGTVTDATPAQISVTGTTGIVKTYPVKVKPEGSAGEKTSQNDSLLIILPTARSWQEPAVKVGDTVKKKQLLARGVTHLYFQANVWIFTFLVFVLGIMMGVGKAAVYKHIPDYFPQDVGVVGGIVGVLGGLGGFFCPILFGYLLNATGIWTTCWMFFALLSLVCIVWMHRVIQKMMKEKVPGLMSQMEKSEVVS
- the narH gene encoding nitrate reductase subunit beta; protein product: MDIRSQIGVVFHLDKCIGCHTCSIACKNVWTDRRGAEYMWWNNVETKPGTGYPTAWENQDEYKGGWEKKGGGITLKGAGKLKGLKNIFHNPNLPTIDDYYEPWTYRYEDLFNAPEGNDQPTARPISLITGEPIEIKSGPNWDDDLSGSPLYGRKDPNFKNLSDAEQEALFQVEKLVMFYLPRICNHCLNPACVAACPSGAIYKRGEDGVVLINQNVCRAWRMCVTACPYKKTYFNWATGKSEKCILCFPRIETGQAPACMHSCVGRIRYLGVILYDADRIHETASASESDLVAKQLDLLLDPNDPKVIEAARKNGIHDSTLEFARKSPVYRFVKEWGIGLPLHPEYRTLPMLFYVPPLLPVLGQVDDQVYETTTEGLFSTIEKTRLPIQYLASLFTAGNEGRIREVLKKMQAVRLHRRSLTVGDVSAELVKAALQEVQVTPEMADAMYRLTSLANFEDRFVIPPAHREEAIEAMESVFEEKGATGFGFRMAPARGL
- a CDS encoding MFS transporter, producing MSDIARWEPEDEGFWKALGARIAWRTLVITTFSLVLSFTTWFVMSAVAVKLPNIGFKFTTMQLFWLTAMPGLAGGSLRIIHTFLIPMYGTRKVVTFATFLKILPMVGLGLAIMNPATPFWIFVVLAFACGFGGGDFSSFMPSTSLFFPKRLQGTALGVQAGIGNFGVSLVQFVTPWIIGFAALGSLAGGPQTFVKNEVSKPIWLQNAAFVYLPFLLLFGLLAWAFLRRVPVTASFTQQLDIFKDKHTWLMTSLYMMTFGSFSGFSAAFPLMIKSLYTAKFPEAPDPLKYAFYGPLIGSAVRVLMGPPSDKWGGAIITQLSGLGLLLCSLLITPYVAPESMADFPYFVGLMLALFFFSGIGNASTFRQIPVIFPPRQAGGVLGWTAAIAAYGPFLFSALIGAAIARYGSPKSFFYGAAVFYVINVGINWWFYKRRGCEKPC
- a CDS encoding nitrate reductase subunit alpha codes for the protein MEGKRTWIDDIISPETRSWEEFYRNRWQYDRVVRSTHGVNCTGGCSWNIHVKNGIVTWEMQALDYPALESSLPAYEPRGCQRGISFSWYLYSPLRVKYPYLRGALLDLWREAKAKFGDPVEAWESIQNDPAKRERYQRARGKGGFRRVKWDEAVEIISAANISTVKRHGSDRITGFSPIPAMSMISYAAGARFLQLMGGVNLSFYDWYCDLPPASPEVWGEQTDVAESADWFNSKFIAVMGANLNMTRTPDVHFAAEARHNGSKMVVFAPDFNQVAKYADQWIAVNAGQDGAFWMSVGHVILKEYHHEKKVPYFLDYSRKYTDSPFLVELVKEGEHYTPGRFFRANRLKKYEKADQGEWKMLVLDETTGNPACPGGTMGQRWQQKPGQWNLTWKDTEDGTDFVPALTLLEKNDGVLKVQFREFGNDAEGTRGVPVKYLETADGRRVPVATVYDLLMGQYGVPRGLAGDDPKSYDDENSGYTPAWQEKFSGVGRQTLLQFARSWSETAEKTGGKCSIIIGAGINHWYHSNLIYRAGINALMFCGCVGVNGGGLNHYVGQEKLAPQAPWSAIAFGKDWCPPSRLQNAPSWHYIHSDQWRYEREFNEYHKCPQDSPLTKGHTADWNVMAVKNGWLPFYPQYDKSNHVLAQEAVAAGAKTDPDISAYIVRQLKEKKLTHAIEDPDNPASWPRVWYIWRGNALMASAKGHEFFLKHYLGTHTNAIAEDVAGDVVKSVLWKDDAPRGKMDLVVDLNFRMDTSALYSDIVLPAATWYEKADLNSTDMHSYIHPLSKAIEPVWESQSDWDIFKTIAKATSELARKHLPNPVKDVITLPLMHDSPDEVTQPNLKDWSKGECEPVPGKTMYKFAVVDRDYTQIFNKYVSLGPQARAGLGAHGVKYDASDFYDSMMQDGPVVEWGGKKYPSLDDAIHVANAILLLAPETNGELAFRAYQNVEQRVGLKLTDLAEGGRDIRSTYADLQAQPRRLLNSPIWSGLTTDGRAYSAFTYNVEKMVPWRTLTGRQSFYLDHDGYIAFGENLCVYKPSPSPEMYGDLRQTKVDGKVKEKMLNYLTPHGKWHIHSTYGDTLRMLTLSRGTEPFWMSEADAADLDIQDNDYVEVHNDNGVVVTRANVSARIPKGICIIYHSPERTYAVPKSPLRHNRRAGGHNSLTRVRLKPNLMVGGYAQFSFHFNYWGPIGCNRDTFIRVRKLEKLIW
- a CDS encoding Crp/Fnr family transcriptional regulator, translated to MSNRFVANHHLFEDLSPIELAALFAHVQVTTIPKGQPIFHEGSRPTGLFFVIHGKAKVSKRGLWNHEQIVRLAGPGDLLTLRAVGGTPQLVVSATALEDTDVLSIDMDDFFNVIKTNVTFAFKMIELLARELDHAENRIRDLAQMSVRQRLADLLLNLHRIYHDGSEDGSIGVKLSREDLANCVGTATETVVRLLSEFREKRILAVDGRSIFILDRERLERASRPDRLFPIARIDKNQSLS